A DNA window from Pseudomonas sp. B21-056 contains the following coding sequences:
- a CDS encoding DUF2946 domain-containing protein → MSLARGSWISLFAMLMIFIGPLISQSMPMDRHMPTSMTMSMDMDMSAGAHAGHETPAVEHCPPQNEHHALWEKCGYCSLLFNCPALPGAQSLAVFNTPTANTYTSPSPRLGHARPSFFPGARTRAPPLDA, encoded by the coding sequence ATGAGCCTGGCACGCGGCAGCTGGATCAGCCTGTTCGCCATGCTGATGATCTTTATCGGTCCACTGATTTCTCAGTCGATGCCGATGGATCGGCACATGCCTACGTCCATGACCATGAGCATGGATATGGACATGTCCGCAGGTGCTCACGCTGGACATGAGACACCGGCAGTCGAACACTGCCCGCCCCAGAACGAGCATCACGCGCTGTGGGAAAAATGCGGCTACTGCAGCCTGTTGTTCAACTGCCCGGCCTTGCCCGGAGCGCAGTCTCTCGCCGTTTTCAACACCCCGACGGCCAATACCTACACCAGCCCTTCCCCACGCCTGGGTCATGCCCGGCCGTCATTCTTCCCGGGTGCCCGTACCCGTGCACCGCCCCTCGACGCGTAG
- a CDS encoding copper chaperone PCu(A)C has product MLNRLILLAALLLPVGFAQAHQYKAGDLEIAHPWSQELPPNAPTVAAYFVIHNTGSQADKLLGVDTPIAGKAELHEHVKQDDLMKMQPVPEVEIAPGATVTFAPMAYHVMLLDLKDRSLLSDGKRFAMTLHFEKAGDVKVDVAVQKKAPDGTQTETHTH; this is encoded by the coding sequence ATGTTGAACAGACTCATCCTGCTGGCTGCCCTGCTGCTTCCCGTCGGCTTTGCCCAGGCTCACCAGTACAAGGCCGGCGACCTTGAGATCGCCCACCCCTGGTCCCAGGAATTGCCGCCCAACGCGCCGACCGTCGCCGCGTATTTCGTAATCCACAACACGGGCTCACAGGCGGACAAACTGCTCGGCGTCGACACGCCGATTGCCGGCAAGGCCGAACTCCACGAGCATGTGAAGCAGGACGACCTGATGAAGATGCAGCCTGTGCCCGAGGTTGAGATTGCCCCTGGCGCCACCGTCACCTTCGCGCCCATGGCCTATCACGTCATGCTGCTGGACCTGAAGGACCGCAGCCTGCTGAGCGACGGCAAACGCTTTGCCATGACCCTGCATTTCGAGAAAGCCGGGGATGTCAAGGTCGACGTTGCGGTGCAGAAGAAAGCCCCGGATGGCACCCAGACCGAAACCCACACGCACTGA
- a CDS encoding DUF2946 domain-containing protein translates to MSRQRLAFAWIACFAVLFNVLAMPLSGSAAVQANAPAEQLLWGSFCSSSGTKMVAISLGKFEQGTPGKDDHSTMQHCWCSAGSASLVALTGQAPRLYLAPQPTHHDLVHSTHDSPTPRQQWPSLNPRASPLV, encoded by the coding sequence ATGTCCCGACAACGGCTTGCATTTGCCTGGATCGCCTGCTTCGCAGTGCTGTTCAACGTGCTTGCCATGCCGCTTTCCGGCAGCGCGGCCGTACAGGCGAATGCGCCGGCCGAGCAGCTGTTATGGGGCAGTTTCTGTTCCTCCAGTGGCACGAAGATGGTGGCGATTTCCCTGGGCAAGTTCGAGCAGGGCACGCCCGGCAAAGACGACCATTCGACCATGCAGCATTGCTGGTGCAGCGCTGGCTCGGCGTCATTGGTGGCGCTCACCGGACAGGCTCCGCGTCTGTACCTGGCCCCACAGCCTACTCATCATGACCTCGTCCATTCGACTCACGACAGCCCCACCCCGCGCCAGCAATGGCCGAGTCTCAATCCCCGCGCCTCGCCTCTGGTCTGA
- a CDS encoding cobalt-precorrin-6A reductase has protein sequence MKRILLLGGVSEALAIARTLGPQHIYSLAGVGRVPTDLTCQVRVGGYGGAEGLAQFIHDQHIDLLLDATHPYAAQISHNAAHAARACGIPCWALRRPAWQPQPGDDWREVADWAELIQALKPFHRPLFTLGREPLQHLHEIPPEQFWTLRALDVYPGNERCEVIGARGPFHLDGERALFERRRIDVLVSKNSGSTATEPKLEVARERGLPVLVLRRPVLAGVDREFWTLDEMLSALSTFAP, from the coding sequence ATGAAACGTATCCTGCTGCTGGGCGGCGTCAGCGAAGCCTTGGCCATCGCCCGCACCCTCGGCCCCCAACACATCTACAGCCTGGCGGGCGTCGGGCGCGTCCCCACCGACCTGACCTGCCAGGTGCGGGTCGGCGGCTACGGTGGCGCTGAAGGCCTGGCGCAATTCATCCACGATCAGCACATCGACCTGCTGCTGGACGCCACCCACCCCTACGCCGCCCAGATCAGCCACAACGCCGCACACGCCGCCCGCGCCTGTGGGATCCCTTGCTGGGCCCTGCGCCGCCCAGCATGGCAACCCCAACCCGGCGACGACTGGCGCGAAGTGGCAGACTGGGCCGAACTGATCCAGGCCCTGAAACCCTTCCACCGCCCCCTCTTCACCCTCGGCCGCGAACCGCTGCAACATCTGCATGAAATTCCCCCGGAGCAATTCTGGACCCTGCGCGCCCTGGACGTTTACCCCGGCAACGAACGCTGCGAAGTCATCGGCGCCCGCGGGCCGTTCCACCTCGACGGCGAGCGGGCGCTGTTCGAGCGGCGGCGGATCGATGTGCTGGTCAGCAAGAACAGCGGCAGCACTGCGACGGAGCCAAAGCTGGAGGTGGCGCGGGAGCGAGGGCTGCCGGTGTTGGTGTTGAGGCGGCCGGTGTTGGCGGGGGTGGATCGGGAATTCTGGACGCTGGATGAGATGTTGTCGGCGCTGTCGACGTTTGCACCCTGA
- a CDS encoding cobalt-precorrin-5B (C(1))-methyltransferase produces MRDETAEQPAPLRSGLTTGSCATATSLAAARLLLQGHCADAVDIVLPKGKQVQMRLEFCRLIDQGAEAGTIKDAGDDPDVTHGALLFSQVRLTAEPGVRFIAGRGVGTVTRPGLVLAVGEPAINPVPRKMIGDHLDRLAKETGYSGGFEVTVNVENGEALALKTMNPRLGILGGLSILGTSGIVRPFSCAAYIASIHQGIDVAKTNGYLHIAACTGNASEDTMRRVYNLPEIALIEMGDFVGAVLKHLRKVPVEKLSLCGGFGKISKLAAGHMDLHSRHSSIDLPQLAEWAAAVGADDTLQQGIRGANTSQQALAMASAAGIALGDAVCEHALAFARSVVPSQVQVEVFAIDRQGGIVGHAGAFT; encoded by the coding sequence ATGCGTGACGAAACCGCCGAACAACCCGCGCCCCTACGCAGCGGCCTGACCACCGGCAGCTGCGCCACCGCCACCAGCCTGGCGGCGGCGCGTCTGTTGCTGCAAGGCCATTGCGCCGATGCCGTGGACATCGTGCTGCCCAAGGGCAAACAGGTGCAGATGCGCCTGGAGTTCTGTCGGTTGATCGATCAGGGCGCCGAGGCCGGGACGATCAAGGACGCCGGCGACGACCCCGACGTGACCCACGGTGCGCTGCTGTTTTCCCAGGTACGGCTGACCGCCGAACCGGGCGTGCGTTTCATTGCCGGGCGCGGCGTCGGCACGGTGACACGACCGGGCCTGGTGCTGGCAGTCGGTGAGCCGGCGATCAACCCGGTGCCGCGCAAAATGATCGGCGATCACCTGGACCGACTGGCCAAGGAAACCGGCTATAGCGGTGGTTTCGAAGTCACGGTAAACGTCGAGAATGGCGAAGCCCTGGCCCTTAAGACCATGAATCCACGCCTGGGCATCCTCGGTGGCTTGTCGATTCTCGGCACCAGCGGCATTGTCCGACCCTTCTCCTGCGCGGCCTATATTGCTTCGATCCACCAGGGCATCGACGTGGCGAAAACCAACGGTTACCTGCACATCGCCGCCTGTACCGGCAATGCCAGCGAAGACACCATGCGCCGGGTCTACAACCTGCCGGAAATCGCCCTGATCGAAATGGGCGACTTCGTCGGCGCCGTGCTCAAGCACCTGCGCAAGGTTCCGGTGGAAAAACTCAGCCTCTGCGGCGGCTTCGGCAAAATCAGCAAACTTGCCGCCGGCCACATGGACCTGCACAGCCGTCATTCGAGCATCGACCTGCCACAACTGGCCGAGTGGGCGGCCGCAGTCGGCGCCGACGATACCTTGCAGCAAGGCATCCGCGGCGCCAACACCAGCCAACAGGCCTTGGCGATGGCCAGCGCCGCCGGCATCGCCCTCGGTGACGCAGTGTGCGAACACGCCCTGGCCTTCGCCCGCAGCGTCGTGCCGTCCCAGGTTCAAGTCGAAGTCTTCGCCATCGACCGCCAGGGCGGCATCGTCGGCCACGCCGGAGCCTTTACATGA